aagctcaacaagAGCTGCACTGGATGAGCATGTCTTAAGGTCAACTGACGCTGGTGGTCAAGGGATAATGacatttcgtgaaatctcgctcTAGCCAAGTTGAATTGTTCCCATGAAACGTGCGTTTCTattgttttatttcaatttcttttgaatcatgCAAACATGCACATagaaagaggaagaataaCATCAAACTGGCACTGCTTGCATAGCCCAGGCTTTAGAACTTATTATTTAGTATTATGCATTTTTCTactcttgattttgctcaaGCTAGCATCTTTGCTGAAAAAATTTGGTTATCCTAACTTATTATGTAAATTGTAAACATAACATCAATCGTTCATCCTTACACACGAAAATTTCGAAAATTACAAAGTATGTTTGGAATGCACCGTCGGGTTGATATTGGTCTTGGGTCTCCCATGGAGTGGAATTTTACTGTTGCGGATTTGGCAACGCCAATTTTGGGAgcggattttttttagatgTCACTATTTATTGGTAGGCGTAAAAGTATAAGCTTCTTGTGACGACCCCTTACCTTGCCTTTGTGGTTCTGGTCGAAGCCCCCTTGAATCAGTATAATATGGCTGGCATTCATAAAATCCTTGAAACTAAACACTTGCCCTTACACAAATCTCCTTGGACGATTTCCGGCCTTGCTGAATCCATCATATTCTACGGCAGTGGTGAGCCATAACATGCGACATTTCATCCAAGCAACTGGACCCTCTTGTTGTTGCTTTTCGACCTAGACGTTTATCGAATTTGAAATATACTATTGCGAAAGCCGAAATTACTCAGCTCTCGGATCTGGGCATAATCCAACGTTCGTTCTCGAATTATGCATCTCATCTTCATATGTTACCTAAAAATATTGGCACATGGAGAGCGTGCGGGGACCATCGCCTTCTAAATGATCGAACAACTCCCGATCGGTATTACTAATGAGACGATGCGAACCTTTTCAAGGCTGATCCTTTTTTGATGCAAGGCCTGATTTAAGTCTACTTGAAGGTGTCCATGACACCGAATGTTGCAAAACGGCGACAAATTCAGCATCCAAAGGTGCCCACCGTTGTATTCCCCGATATtttacttattttgaattagaAACGGTTTCGTGCTACATTTTTACTAGAGAGTttctattttctattttcgATAATTTTGATGACACAAATcgcgaaaaaaatgattgatggGTCAAACTTCATATGGTTCCTATACAACAAATAAGCACTGAAGGAGTCGATTATAGAAGCCTTGGCTAATGACTGGCCGGGACTTTTTGAATCTTGTGTGCATGACATTTGCAATGGATGATTCTTAACCCTTGTTATCAGACCTCCATTCACTTTTTCTGCCGCTCCATGTTCATGAAGTATTGTCTGGGCCCTGCTTGTAGCTGTGGATGCGTTGGCtaacatttcatattttttgaattgcaattagCCATTGCCCTCATATCCCTTATTTCGTTCAGTCGACTTTGAAATTATAACTGAGCAACATCATGAAGATTGTGCGCTTTCTAGCTGCCATGGTTGGCATCGGTAAGATATCTCATGCCTTAAAGGTTCAAATGTACGCcccaaaagaaaattaaacatcccgtatcaatttcaatttagcTTTGACTGAGGACTTGAAATGCTACTCTTGCAAGGATGCCAACCAATATTATGTGCCTTGTGGTGGAGCAGTGCGGGAAAAGCTCGAATTGTGCGGCACTCCCCTTTGCGCAAACTGGCAAATCAGTAAGGATTGTTTGAATTTAACGTTTATACCTtatcttttctctttttccgaACATTAAGTTAATGGAAACAACAAGGTCTCAGTGTGGAAAGGCTGTGGAGTTTTTCGTTTGACTGACgttattgattattttttcccCGTTAACACGCTCTTGGGCGTGATCAACAGATTCGTGAATCTGAATCAATGCATTGACTTGAGTTCAGCAAGAAATATGAAGGTAATGGTTAAATTCGTTATTTGTTGATATCTTAAATGATTTGACAAGGAAATTCCCGCCAACGTATGATGATTGTTTTTGCTTGCACGAAATTTGTCCATATAAGAGTAAATCTGACGGGTCATTTATGATCAGTGTATGAAAGAATGccagttttgttttcaaattaaacGTGGTTTGCGTTGTAGATTTATCTTATTATTGGTTTCCAAAGATTTGTCCAGGCCCGGAGAGGAGAGCTCTAGCGGACGTTTGAATAATGCGTTATCCCCTAATTAGATGCATGCCAACTGAGAGGGTGCTTGATTAACTCTGACTTCATAATTTAATACTCAATTAGGAAGCAACGCAACGCTCCAATATTTCCTAgcaaagctttcaaaaagttttcttctCCAGTCCTGATAGACTCCATGGACAAACCGAGACCGACGTTTACACGACAGAGACGGTTGGATAGGGGGAAACTgaacttttatccagatgaaccgaatgcattttcctgcCCGCAAgttggcctctaaagcatcttgatcttctttttcttaccGCCACCAGATATTCTatattcaagacgagaagattattcattttacttgacttttatatatatatatattatttgatcgaccaacgaattagaattggctgatctggctaatccttgaatataaggttgatccggaattttagtcaaaaacttgtccaagtNNNNNNNNNNNNNNNNNNNNNNNNNNNNNNNNNNNNNNNNNNNNNNNNNNNNNNNNNNNNNNNNNNNNNNNNNNNNNNNNNNNNNNNNNNNNNNNNNNNNNNNNNNNNNNNNNNNNNNNNNNNNNNNNNNNNNNNNNNNNNNNNNNNNNNNNNNNNNNNNNNNNNNNNNNNNNNNNNNNNNNNNNNNNNNNNNNNNNNNNNNNNNNNNNNNNNNNNNNNNNNNNNNNNNNNNNNNNNNNNNNNNNNNNNNNNNNNNNNNNNNNNNNNNNNNNNNNNNNNNNNNNNNNNNNNNNNNNNNNNNNNNNNNNNNNNNNNNNNNNNNNNNNNNNNNNNNNNNNNNNNNNNNNNNNNNNNNNNNNNNNNNNNNNNNNNNNNNNNNNNNNNNNNNNNNNNNNNNNNNNNNNNNNNNNNNNNNNNNNNNNNNNNNNNNNNNNNNNNNNNNNNNNNNNNNNNNNNNNNNNNNNNNNNNNNNNNNNNNNNNNNNNNNNNNNNNNNNNNNNNNNNNNNNNNNNNNNNNNNNNNNNNNNNNNNNNNNNNNNNNNNNNNNNNNNNNNNNNNNNNNNNNNNNNNNNNNNNNNNNNNNNNNNNNNNNNNNNNNNNNNNNNNNNNNNNNNNNNNNNNNNNNNNNNNNNNNNNNNNNNNNNNNNNNNNNNNNNNNNNNNNNNNNNNNNNNNNNNNNNNNNNNNNNNNNNNNNNNNNNNNNNNNNNNNNNNNNNNNNNNNNNNNNNNNNNNNNNNNNNNNNNNNNNNNNNNNNNNNNNNNNNNNNNNNNNNNNNNNNNNNNNNNNNNNNNNNNNNNNNNNNNNNNNNNNNNNNNNNNNNNNNNNNNNNNNNNNNNNNNNNNNNNNNNNNNNNNNNNNNNNNNNNNNNNNNNNNNNNNNNNNNNNNNNNNNNNNNNNNNNNNNNNNNNNNNNNNNNNNNNNNNNNNNNNNNNNNNNNNNNNNNNNNNNNNNNNNNNNNNNNNNNNNNNNNNNNNNNNNNNNNNNNNNNNNNNNNNNNNNNNNNNNNNNNNNNNNNNNNNNNNNNNNNNNNNNNNNNNNNNNNNNNNNNNNNNNNNNNNNNNNNNNNNNNTCTAAATTACCACTGGTAATTGGTTTGGAAAAGTGAactgaagaagaagcagaaagGGGGGTGACCATGAAGCAGCGTCTGTTTCTACGAATGGGCAACAGGGTGAACGCAGGGTTTATTTGGCCGTCAAAGGTCGCGTGAGGGAGAGTACCTAGAAACTCAGGATGACCCAATGATCAGCTCGCGAAAACCCCTGTAACCATAAGATCattgaaatgttcaatttgactaacatcACCAATCTTAACAGACTCGTCATCTTCAAGCACGTTAGCCATGGTCTCCACATTGTCAATGGCTTCTCAATTGACCttaaaaggcccaacagggtgctTCATTTTTATCTTAGATTTTGCATAGATAACCTGACCTCCTGATTCATGCTACTCTCAGTGTTTAACTATTCACTTTCGATTTAGGCCTTAATCTCACCCTGAATTACATCCAACTCTCTTTGGGGAGGCTAGCCCCCATTTTTGGGTTCGAATTACTCATCAAACaatattttatcaaattaTCGGTAAAGTATAAATAGCTTCGACTTTCTCTAATTTTGATGATACAAATCGATAAAAAGTTGATTGAGCAATCATAGGTAATGACAAAGTTTCCTTGCTAGGAGTT
This Tigriopus californicus strain San Diego chromosome 12, Tcal_SD_v2.1, whole genome shotgun sequence DNA region includes the following protein-coding sequences:
- the LOC131891403 gene encoding uncharacterized protein LOC131891403 isoform X1 translates to MKIVRFLAAMVGIALTEDLKCYSCKDANQYYVPCGGAVREKLELCGTPLCANWQIINGNNKVSVWKGCGVFRLTDVIDYFFPVNTLLGVINRFVNLNQCIDLSSARNMKDGSSVCFCTASGCNGAIGQQI